A genomic stretch from Lottiidibacillus patelloidae includes:
- a CDS encoding F0F1 ATP synthase subunit epsilon — MDMIKVSIATPDGPVYEGDVEMVVVKAQSGELGILPGHVPLVAPLTIGAVRLIQNNEEKPVAVSGGFLEVRPDKVTILAQSAEMPEKINVERAKEAKERAEKRMNDKDIDMKRAELALARAMNRIDIAGK; from the coding sequence ATGGATATGATTAAAGTTAGCATTGCCACTCCTGACGGTCCGGTTTACGAAGGTGACGTGGAAATGGTTGTTGTGAAAGCACAATCAGGGGAGCTTGGTATCTTACCAGGTCACGTACCTCTCGTAGCTCCGCTTACTATTGGGGCGGTTCGCTTAATTCAAAATAATGAAGAAAAGCCGGTCGCAGTTAGCGGTGGATTTTTAGAAGTTCGTCCTGACAAAGTGACGATTTTAGCACAAAGTGCTGAAATGCCAGAAAAAATCAATGTTGAGCGTGCGAAAGAAGCAAAAGAACGTGCAGAAAAGCGCATGAACGACAAGGATATTGACATGAAACGTGCGGAACTAGCACTTGCTCGTGCGATGAACCGTATCGATATTGCAGGAAAATAA